The DNA region CGGCCCGCCGACGAGCGCCTCGGACACGTCCATCGCGTAGAGGTCGATGACCCCGCCGCTCTCGCGGAGGAAGGCGATCTGCTTGCCGTCGGGCGAGAACACGCTGTTCCAGCTCTTCCCGTCGCTCGTCAGGGCCACATCCTGTCCGGTCTTCACATCGACGGCGTGCACGTCGTTCCGGCCGTCGTGTCGCAGCGTGAAGGTGATCCACGCGCCGTCAGGCGAATACGACGGCCGATAGGGCTCGCCCTTCTGTCCCTTGATCACGAGCGGCGTCGCGGCTCGGCCGTCCGACGGAACGAGCAGGATCTTCGGCTCGCCGGTCGTGTAGGACGTGACCACGATGGTCTTCCCATCCGGTGACCACGATGGATCCGCGAGAACGGAGCCCTGGGACAGCAGCACGCTGCGCTTTCCGGTCTGCGCATCGAGGATCTCGAGGTCGGACGCCCCACTCACGACCGCGTCTGTCGTGATGGCGAAGCGCTTGGCGTCCGGCGACAGCGCGGGGCTGTTCAGCCACGCGACGGCATGGAAGCCGCTCGGCGAAGTGATGAGAAGGCCGGTGACCACGATGGACTCTGCGCCGCCACTCGGATCCTTCTTCACGATGTCCGTATAGCGGAGGATCGCCGGTGTGACCTGTCCGTCGACCTCACGCTTTCCGTTGATCGCCTCCGAGCGCACGAACAGCAGCGAGCGTCCGTCCTCCGACAGGTTCGGCTGGTTCGACCGCGCGTCCGACGTCACGCCGACGTACTTCCCGTCGCGCAGCATGTACACGTCGCCGCGCAGTGCGAATGCGATCGTTCCCGGGATCTGAGGCGCCGGAACCGCGCTGACCGGTTTCGTCGGCGTTGGCGTCGGCGTGCCTGCGGGTAGCACCAAGGGCGCCGCGCCCGCGCCGAGCACTCCGTAGCCGATCACCAGCGCGATCGCGATCACGCCGAACACCAGCTCCCTCAGGTAGCGCCTCATGCGAAGCTCGCTGCGATGCGGTCGATCTCGGCAGCCACATCCGGACCGTTGTGTAATTCGACGAAGCGCTCGGGCGCTTCGAAGCCACGGGCACGCATGCGCTCGTAGACGCCGACGTCGGCGTCGGAATGGTCGCCGTCGGCTCGGGCCATGGCTCGCGCGGCCAACCGAGCGCGCACGTCCGCATCCTCCGCGACGACGAGGACATGCAACAGCGTTGCACCGCTGCGGCTCGCGACGTCCTCCATGGGCGCGCGCAAGTCTGCGATGAGATTCGTCGCGTCGAGCACCACGACATGCCCCTCGGCGAGGAGCTGCTCGACGAGCGCCTCCGCGAGGGTGAACACCGCGTGATTCTCCTCGCGCGCGTACGAGGGCGCGATGAACAGGCGGCTGCGCAGGTGATCGGTCGCGACGTGCGCCGCGCCAAGGCGCACAGCGAGCAGGCGCGCGCAGTGCGTCTTCCCCGTGCCGGGAAGACCCATCAGCATCACCAGCGCGCGGCGGCCGTTCGGCCGCTCCGGCACCCCGATCTCGCCGCGAAGCTGCGCGACGAGCGCACGGCTGTGCTCGGCGATCGCACGCGTCTGCGCGAGCGCCGCCGTGCGCGAGCCGCGCGACGCGCGGACCTGGCGCGTCACGCGGCGAAGCCCAGTTCGCGGAGCGCGTCCCGCGCGACCGAGGCCTCGTCCCAGGGCTGCTTCTCCTCGCCGACGATGATCGATGCCTCGTGGCCTTTGCCCGCGAGCAACACCGTGTCGCCCGCCTGCGCGCGGCGCAGCGCGTCGCGCACCGCCTCGCGGCGATCGTCGATCACCACGTAGTCCCGACCGCTCTTCTTGCCCGCGGCCGTCGCGCCCGCCTCGATCTCGGACAGGATGGCCGCGCGGTCCTCAAGACGCGGGTCCTCCTGCGTGATGACGAAGAAGTCGGCGTGCTTCGCCGCGACCTCGGCCAGACGCGGCCGTTTCGTTCGATCGCGCTCCCCCGCGCTGCCGAACACGACCATGAGGCGCCCCTTCGTGAGCGGACGCAGCAGGGCGAGCACCTTGTCGAGCGACTCGGGCGTATGCGCGTAGTCCACGATCACGCTGAACGGCTGTCCGCGATCGACGCGCTCCATGCGACCGCGCACCGGTTTTGCGCGCTGGAGCGCATCGCGCGCCTTCGCGAGCGGCACGCCGGCGGCGAGACCCGCGGCGATCGCGGCGAGCGCGTTGTGGACGTTGAAGCGCCCTACGAGCGGAAGGGCGATCTCCACCGTCTCGCCGCGCGCCTCGACGCGCACGCGCGACCCGGTCGCGTCGGCCGCGAGGATCGTGCCCTGCACGTCGGCATGTGCGTCGATGCCGTACGTGATGACCTTCGCGCCGGCCGCGCGGTCGACGAGGTACTGCCAGTGCGGGTCGTCCGCGTTCAGGACGGCGGTCTTCTGCACTCCTTTGTCGGTCCCCTGGCCGAGCATCTCGAAGAGGATCCCCTTCGCTTCGAGGTAGCTCTGAAGCGTGCCGTGGAAGTCCAGGTGCTCCGGCGAGAGGTTCGTGAAGACCGCGATGTCGACCTCGGTGCCCCGAAGCTTGCGCAACGCGAGCGCGTGCGACGTCGCCTCGAGGACTCCCCACGTCCCACCGGCGACGAGCAGCTCGGCGAAGAACTCCTGGATCTCGACCGCCTCCTGCGTGCTCTGCCGCGTGTCGTTCGCCGAGACGTGGTCGGTGATCTTGAAATCGACCGTCGTCGCGTACCCGGTGCGCTCGCCGCCCGCCTCGAGCACGTCCGACACGAGATGCACCGTCGTCGTCTTTCCGTCGGTGCCGGTCACGGCGACGAGCTTCAGCTTTCGCGTTGGGTGCTCGAACACCTCCGCCGCGAGGTCGGCGAGCGCCGCGCGGCTGTCGGCGACGACCGCGACCGGGACCTTGGACCGCAGCTTCCGCTGCGCGACGATGGCGACCGCCCCGCGCTTCACGGCCTCGGCCGCGAACTCGTGCCCATCGCGGTGGAATCCCTCGATCGCGACGAACAGCGATCCGGGCCCGACCTTGCGAGAGTCGTAGGTGACCGTGCGCACGTCGAGGTCCGCGGCACCCTGAGACACCGGCACGTTCGCGCTCTCCAGAAGGGGCCCGAGCTTCATCGTCGGCTATCGGCGGACGCGCCCGACGACACGCAGCGCGGCCGTGTACGCCGGCTCGGCCAACAGGTACGCGCGGTACGCCAGCGGTCGCGGCACGGCGTCGTGCGCGCCGACCCAGCGGCGCACTGCGCCACCGAAGCCACGTTTGAAGAGATACGGCCCGTACATCGGATCGTCCTTTCGCCCGACGTCGGTGGGGATGCCACCGAGGTCGAAGCGCTTCGCGCCCTCCCGCTTCGCTCCGATGATGCACTCCCACACCAGGATGTACGCGGCATGGCTCTTTCGCGCCGCGTCGTTCGTCGCGCCGGTCTGGTAGACGACCCGCTCGCCGCAGCGCCAGGTCATCGCCCCGGCCACCGGCGCATCGTCGACATACGCGAGACGGAGCGTCGCCAGACGCGCATCGATGAGTGCGCGCCAGACCGACAGGTAGTACTCGGGGGTCCGCGTGATGAAGGCCGCGCGCCGTCCGGTGAGCGCGTAGAGATCGTAGAAGGCGCGCAGGCCCTCGTCATCGCTCACCTCGCGGACCGTGACGCCGCGCTTCGGTCCCTGCCGCACGCTCCAGCGCGTGTCCTTGTCCATCGCGGCCATCAGCGCGTCCTCGTCCGGAGCGAGGTCGAGCTCGAGCGTGGCGAGCACCGGCTGGATCTCCTGCGACGACCGCGTGAGGCCCGCCGCGCGCAGTGGCTCGTCGGCGAACTCGGGTGAGAGCTCGGGATCGACCTTGAGGAACACCGCGCCTCGCTCGCGCGCCAGGTCCGCAAGCCGCACGAGCGCGCGGCGCAGTCCCGCGCCGTCGCCGGGCGTGATGATCGGACCACGTGGCACGTAGGCGATCCGCTGGCCGGCGAGCACATCCCGCCAGAGCACCAGCGCGGCGGGCAGCTCCTCGCCGATGCGTACGTACTCGGCGCGCCACCCCTGGCGCTCGCGCAGCGCCGCCCACACCGAGGACTGCAGCACGTGCCCGCCCGGCGAGCGTGTCGCGGCATCATCCCAGCCGCGCGGCGCCTCCATCAGGCCGCCGATCGCGCGAGGCGCCGGCGCGCGGCGAGCTGCCATAACGGATACAGCACCCTGCGGACCGGCGTTTCGAGCGCGCCGATCCACTCGACCACCTCGCCACCGTAGCCGAGCTTGAAGTTCTCGACGCCGGCGAGCGGATCGTCAGCGCCCTCGGCGAGGCCGCACATGTCGTAGCGGCGGACCCCCAGCTGTCGCATGCGCAGCATCGCGCGCCATTTGAGCAGATAGAAGGGACGGGCCTCGGCGTGCGCTCCGCTCCAGCCGCCGTACAGCTCCCACGCGCGGTCGGCCATGCGTAGCAGCAGCATCGCGCCCGCGTCCTCATCGCCGAGACGCGCGAACATGAGCAGAGCGCGGTCGCCGAACGATGCAAGCAGCGTCTCGAAGTACGCGCGCGAGCGGACCGCGAACTGGTCGCGTTGGCCGACCGCAGCCAGCACCTTCATGAACCGGTCGAGGTCGCGCGACTCCTCGGTCACGACGCCGGCGCGCTCCGCTTTGTGGATGTACTGCCGCGTCTTCTTGCGCATCGCCGCGAAGAGCTCCGCGTCGCCCATTGAAAGGTCCATCAACAGGGTGCGGCGCGGCTGCACGAACACCGGTGACGCGCGGACGCCGATGCGGGCGAGCCCTGCGCGGAGGGGTGGATCGTCCGGCGCCTCGGGATCGCATAGCAGGCTCGCGCACCGCTCGCGCGCGAGCGCCGTACGCAGCGCGGCGATCGCGTCGGCAAGCTGCTCCGGTGCGACGAGCGGGCCGCGCGGCGCATACGCCACGGAGAGACCGAGGGGAAGTGGCTTCAGGAGCACCTGTGCGACGCCGCCGTCCAATACGAAGCGACGAACGCTCCAACCCGTGGCCGCCTTGAGCTCGCCCCAGCCAGCCGACTGCAGGACGTGCGGCTCTCCCGTGGCGAGGACCAGCTCATCCCACCGCTCGACGTCGTTCGGGGTGGCGACCGTCGCCCTCAGGCGAGGCCCCCGCTCGTCACGCGGCGTCTTTGCCGGATGCTTTGGGCGGCGCCTCGGTTCCGGGCAGCTGTCGCGCCGTGAACGTGCACTCCGGGTAACGCTCGCACCCGTAGAAGAGCGAACGGCCGCGTCCGCGGCGCTGTACGAGCTCGCCCTGACCGCACAGCGGGCAGGTCACGCCGGTCTTCACCTGCGTCTTCTTGATGTACTTGCAGTCCGGGTAACCGGTGCAGCCGATGAACGGACCGAAGCGGCCCCTTCGGCGCGCGAGCGGCTTGCCGCAGTCGGGGCACATCTCGCCTTCGATGATCTCCAGCTGCTGCTCCTGCTGACCCTCGAGCGGCTCGGAGTAATCGCACGCGCCGGGCGGCTGCGGCGCCCCCTTCTTCGTCTTCTTGAATCCGGTGCACGAGTAGAAGCGCCCGAAGCGTCCGAGCTTGATGATCACCGGCCGCCCGCACTTGGGACAGATGCGGTCGGTCTTCTCTTCGGTGATGTCCGACTTCTTCACCGACTTCGTCTTCTCCTCGACGAGCTTGATGAACGGCGTGAAGAAATCGC from Candidatus Limnocylindria bacterium includes:
- a CDS encoding LpqB family beta-propeller domain-containing protein, with the translated sequence MRRYLRELVFGVIAIALVIGYGVLGAGAAPLVLPAGTPTPTPTKPVSAVPAPQIPGTIAFALRGDVYMLRDGKYVGVTSDARSNQPNLSEDGRSLLFVRSEAINGKREVDGQVTPAILRYTDIVKKDPSGGAESIVVTGLLITSPSGFHAVAWLNSPALSPDAKRFAITTDAVVSGASDLEILDAQTGKRSVLLSQGSVLADPSWSPDGKTIVVTSYTTGEPKILLVPSDGRAATPLVIKGQKGEPYRPSYSPDGAWITFTLRHDGRNDVHAVDVKTGQDVALTSDGKSWNSVFSPDGKQIAFLRESGGVIDLYAMDVSEALVGGP
- a CDS encoding ATP-binding protein, with translation MTRQVRASRGSRTAALAQTRAIAEHSRALVAQLRGEIGVPERPNGRRALVMLMGLPGTGKTHCARLLAVRLGAAHVATDHLRSRLFIAPSYAREENHAVFTLAEALVEQLLAEGHVVVLDATNLIADLRAPMEDVASRSGATLLHVLVVAEDADVRARLAARAMARADGDHSDADVGVYERMRARGFEAPERFVELHNGPDVAAEIDRIAASFA
- a CDS encoding UDP-N-acetylmuramoyl-L-alanyl-D-glutamate--2,6-diaminopimelate ligase encodes the protein MKLGPLLESANVPVSQGAADLDVRTVTYDSRKVGPGSLFVAIEGFHRDGHEFAAEAVKRGAVAIVAQRKLRSKVPVAVVADSRAALADLAAEVFEHPTRKLKLVAVTGTDGKTTTVHLVSDVLEAGGERTGYATTVDFKITDHVSANDTRQSTQEAVEIQEFFAELLVAGGTWGVLEATSHALALRKLRGTEVDIAVFTNLSPEHLDFHGTLQSYLEAKGILFEMLGQGTDKGVQKTAVLNADDPHWQYLVDRAAGAKVITYGIDAHADVQGTILAADATGSRVRVEARGETVEIALPLVGRFNVHNALAAIAAGLAAGVPLAKARDALQRAKPVRGRMERVDRGQPFSVIVDYAHTPESLDKVLALLRPLTKGRLMVVFGSAGERDRTKRPRLAEVAAKHADFFVITQEDPRLEDRAAILSEIEAGATAAGKKSGRDYVVIDDRREAVRDALRRAQAGDTVLLAGKGHEASIIVGEEKQPWDEASVARDALRELGFAA
- a CDS encoding peptidoglycan bridge formation glycyltransferase FemA/FemB family protein, translating into MAARRAPAPRAIGGLMEAPRGWDDAATRSPGGHVLQSSVWAALRERQGWRAEYVRIGEELPAALVLWRDVLAGQRIAYVPRGPIITPGDGAGLRRALVRLADLARERGAVFLKVDPELSPEFADEPLRAAGLTRSSQEIQPVLATLELDLAPDEDALMAAMDKDTRWSVRQGPKRGVTVREVSDDEGLRAFYDLYALTGRRAAFITRTPEYYLSVWRALIDARLATLRLAYVDDAPVAGAMTWRCGERVVYQTGATNDAARKSHAAYILVWECIIGAKREGAKRFDLGGIPTDVGRKDDPMYGPYLFKRGFGGAVRRWVGAHDAVPRPLAYRAYLLAEPAYTAALRVVGRVRR
- a CDS encoding peptidoglycan bridge formation glycyltransferase FemA/FemB family protein, which produces MRATVATPNDVERWDELVLATGEPHVLQSAGWGELKAATGWSVRRFVLDGGVAQVLLKPLPLGLSVAYAPRGPLVAPEQLADAIAALRTALARERCASLLCDPEAPDDPPLRAGLARIGVRASPVFVQPRRTLLMDLSMGDAELFAAMRKKTRQYIHKAERAGVVTEESRDLDRFMKVLAAVGQRDQFAVRSRAYFETLLASFGDRALLMFARLGDEDAGAMLLLRMADRAWELYGGWSGAHAEARPFYLLKWRAMLRMRQLGVRRYDMCGLAEGADDPLAGVENFKLGYGGEVVEWIGALETPVRRVLYPLWQLAARRRLARSAA